The Aureispira anguillae genome contains a region encoding:
- a CDS encoding ATP-grasp domain-containing protein: MKPYDIVLLTEAKYMNPTEVDWYTKQVLVEDGLVQAALEKKGLTVKKMNWDAPDFDWASTRAIIFRTPWDYSERFDEFSVWLEQVVTQTHLINSQAQINWNIDKHYLLDLQKKGIRIPLTKIIDPQSKTSLSDLQKELGWKEMVLKPTVSAAGRHTYRLTPENIESYESLFQTLIAKEAMMLQPFLYNITKKGEVAFMLIDGKYTHAVLKKAKKGDFRVQDDFGGSVEVYQPSKEEIEFAEKAVAACSEMPTYARVDMVWDNEDQMALSEIELIEPEMWFRNAPSAADELAEVIVTKIIKQ, encoded by the coding sequence ATGAAACCATACGATATTGTATTATTAACGGAGGCTAAGTATATGAATCCTACGGAGGTAGATTGGTATACAAAACAGGTTTTGGTAGAGGATGGATTGGTGCAAGCAGCACTTGAAAAAAAGGGCTTGACAGTAAAAAAAATGAACTGGGATGCCCCTGATTTTGATTGGGCTAGTACAAGGGCTATTATTTTTAGAACTCCTTGGGATTATTCAGAGCGATTTGATGAATTTTCTGTTTGGTTAGAACAGGTGGTTACTCAAACGCATCTAATCAATTCACAGGCACAAATTAATTGGAATATTGACAAGCATTATTTATTGGACTTGCAGAAAAAGGGGATACGAATTCCTTTGACCAAAATTATCGATCCTCAGTCCAAAACTAGCCTAAGTGATTTGCAAAAAGAATTAGGATGGAAAGAAATGGTACTGAAACCAACCGTTTCAGCAGCTGGACGACATACCTATCGCCTGACCCCAGAAAATATAGAAAGTTACGAATCTTTGTTTCAAACCTTAATTGCAAAAGAAGCAATGATGTTGCAGCCATTCTTGTATAATATTACCAAAAAGGGAGAAGTGGCTTTTATGCTTATTGATGGGAAGTATACACATGCTGTGCTTAAAAAGGCAAAAAAGGGAGATTTTAGGGTGCAAGATGATTTTGGCGGCTCTGTAGAAGTCTATCAGCCTTCAAAAGAAGAAATCGAATTTGCAGAAAAGGCGGTTGCTGCTTGTTCCGAAATGCCTACTTATGCTCGGGTAGATATGGTGTGGGACAATGAAGATCAAATGGCTTTGTCTGAAATAGAACTAATAGAACCAGAAATGTGGTTTAGAAATGCTCCATCTGCTGCGGATGAACTTGCAGAAGTAATTGTAACTAAAATTATTAAACAATAG
- a CDS encoding sensor histidine kinase yields MTQKAIWKIVVMVTSALIGIFGMQVYSILSAFQLNSELFDGNIHSALDHIVSKLEQTELEKTAALYNLPRLTSITKPNSRELATALEVNEISDYYLADSNRTVQYSAVDTLPKQEVEHLVDNFKTTETTRTWTKGKNKEAYMIHFERFFVHHGIVKDIPVQQRITIKSLDTLLQQELLDKGITTSCAYGVYSTKDDDFVMLNPVAKDCEERYLQPSDFKYSISLFPSSNEQVARLYVDFPGKRSFLWSGLWLHLMSTFIFTGIVIFCFYYTIKVILEQKKLSEMKNDFLNNMTHEFKTPIATISIATDTIKKWIDKGRAEKAMRFVNIIEEENKRMNSQVGKVLQMARIDKREFKLNLVEVYAEDVILNAAEKIALQVEQKGGQVILDLEASNSIIQADETHFTNIIHNLLDNANKYSPEQPVITIRTRNAGNGFLFEIEDNGLGISKEARKYIFDKFYRVPTGNLHDIKGFGLGLSYVQAIVTAHGGTIDLRSEVGKGSTFIVSMPFKQDV; encoded by the coding sequence ATGACTCAAAAGGCAATTTGGAAGATTGTTGTTATGGTAACCAGTGCTTTGATCGGCATCTTTGGGATGCAGGTATATTCTATTTTATCTGCTTTCCAACTCAATAGTGAGCTATTTGATGGGAATATTCACAGTGCATTGGATCATATTGTTTCTAAGTTGGAGCAGACAGAATTAGAGAAAACAGCTGCTTTGTATAACTTGCCACGTTTAACAAGCATTACAAAACCCAACTCAAGAGAGCTTGCTACGGCATTGGAAGTGAATGAAATCTCAGATTATTATTTAGCCGATTCTAATCGAACCGTGCAATACTCTGCGGTGGATACCTTACCCAAACAGGAGGTTGAACACTTGGTCGATAATTTTAAAACAACAGAAACGACTCGGACATGGACCAAGGGAAAAAACAAGGAAGCTTATATGATTCATTTTGAGCGCTTTTTTGTGCATCATGGCATTGTCAAAGACATCCCCGTTCAGCAACGAATTACCATCAAATCTTTGGATACCTTGTTGCAGCAGGAGTTACTGGATAAGGGAATTACGACTTCCTGTGCCTATGGGGTTTATTCTACCAAGGATGATGATTTTGTGATGTTAAATCCTGTTGCTAAAGATTGTGAAGAGCGATACTTACAGCCCTCAGATTTTAAATATTCTATTAGTTTGTTTCCTAGTTCTAATGAACAGGTTGCCCGTTTATATGTTGATTTTCCTGGTAAAAGAAGCTTTCTGTGGAGTGGTTTATGGTTGCATTTAATGAGTACGTTTATTTTTACAGGAATTGTCATTTTTTGTTTCTATTACACCATTAAAGTTATCCTAGAGCAGAAAAAGTTATCTGAAATGAAGAACGACTTTTTAAATAATATGACCCATGAATTTAAAACACCTATTGCAACGATTTCTATTGCGACAGATACCATCAAAAAATGGATAGATAAGGGGCGAGCAGAAAAAGCAATGCGATTTGTGAATATTATAGAGGAAGAAAACAAACGAATGAATAGCCAAGTCGGTAAAGTATTGCAGATGGCTAGGATCGATAAGCGAGAGTTTAAACTCAATTTGGTAGAGGTTTATGCAGAAGATGTCATCTTAAATGCTGCTGAAAAAATTGCCCTTCAAGTAGAACAAAAAGGAGGACAAGTTATTTTAGATTTGGAAGCTAGCAACTCAATCATTCAGGCGGACGAAACTCATTTTACAAATATTATCCACAACCTCTTGGATAATGCCAATAAATATTCTCCAGAGCAACCTGTTATTACGATTCGAACAAGAAATGCTGGTAATGGTTTTTTGTTTGAGATAGAAGATAATGGACTTGGAATTAGTAAAGAAGCCAGAAAATATATTTTTGATAAGTTTTATCGTGTGCCAACAGGAAACCTACACGATATAAAGGGCTTTGGTTTAGGGTTGAGTTATGTACAGGCAATTGTAACGGCACATGGAGGTACAATTGATCTTCGGTCAGAAGTTGGAAAAGGTTCTACGTTTATTGTGTCAATGCCTTTTAAGCAAGATGTATAG
- a CDS encoding class IV adenylate cyclase, with the protein MGWINVEIKASCLDIEKLAQILAEHQADYKGEDHQIDTYFNVPNGRLKLREGNIENALIHYHRDNQIKPKTSSITYYKPGDSKDLKATLTEALGIKIVVDKRRKIFFINNIKFHLDRVKELGTFVEIEAIDENGTIGQALLQKQCYQYMEILGIGEEDLLAISYSDLLLEQSIG; encoded by the coding sequence ATGGGTTGGATCAATGTAGAAATTAAGGCAAGCTGTTTGGATATAGAGAAACTAGCACAAATATTGGCGGAGCATCAAGCAGATTATAAGGGAGAAGATCATCAGATTGATACTTATTTTAATGTGCCCAATGGGCGATTGAAATTAAGAGAAGGGAATATCGAAAATGCACTTATTCACTATCATCGAGACAATCAAATAAAACCCAAAACCTCTTCAATTACTTATTATAAACCAGGGGATAGTAAGGATTTAAAAGCTACTTTAACAGAGGCCTTAGGTATAAAAATAGTTGTAGATAAAAGGCGAAAAATATTCTTTATTAATAATATTAAGTTTCATTTAGATCGAGTAAAGGAGCTTGGAACCTTTGTTGAAATAGAGGCTATTGATGAAAACGGAACAATCGGACAGGCATTGTTACAAAAACAGTGTTATCAATATATGGAAATATTGGGCATAGGGGAAGAAGATTTATTAGCGATCTCTTATAGTGATTTACTTTTAGAACAATCAATTGGCTAA
- a CDS encoding ComF family protein, translating into MNTLQKISTLLQNFSDLIYPRLCLACGKKIISKQTCICIHCTYHISPTNYHTLTPNPVLDRFWGRIDLEHASTSFAFNKGGLLQHLIHQLKYENKPQIGIELGKQYGTMLKETAPYNTINCIIPVPLHPKKEHQRGYNQAAAFAEGLAIGMQKRWSSDYLYRVNYTETQTKKSRLDRFSNVQNAFSLKQVEDLKGKHLLIVDDVITTGATLEACAQKLLEIGGVKVSIVAIALAN; encoded by the coding sequence ATGAATACACTCCAAAAAATCTCTACCTTGTTACAGAATTTTAGTGATTTAATTTACCCTAGACTTTGTCTAGCTTGTGGAAAAAAAATAATCTCAAAACAAACTTGTATCTGTATTCATTGTACCTATCACATAAGTCCCACTAATTATCATACCTTAACTCCCAATCCTGTATTAGATCGTTTTTGGGGAAGAATAGATTTAGAGCATGCTTCTACAAGTTTTGCATTTAACAAGGGAGGATTGTTGCAACACCTGATTCATCAATTAAAATATGAAAACAAGCCGCAAATAGGAATAGAATTGGGAAAACAGTATGGGACTATGCTAAAAGAAACAGCCCCTTACAATACAATAAACTGCATTATCCCTGTCCCTTTGCATCCTAAAAAAGAACACCAAAGGGGGTACAATCAAGCAGCTGCGTTTGCAGAGGGATTAGCCATCGGAATGCAAAAAAGATGGTCTAGCGACTATTTATACAGAGTTAATTATACAGAAACTCAAACCAAAAAATCTCGGCTTGACCGTTTTTCTAATGTGCAAAATGCATTTAGCCTTAAACAAGTAGAAGACCTCAAAGGGAAGCATCTACTTATTGTTGACGATGTAATTACAACAGGGGCCACACTAGAAGCTTGTGCTCAAAAATTACTAGAAATAGGAGGAGTAAAAGTTAGTATAGTTGCAATCGCTTTAGCCAATTGA
- a CDS encoding autotransporter outer membrane beta-barrel domain-containing protein has product MNKKYTITLAAALLGFLPINAQNVGIGTATPTAKLHVNQTAGVDGILVDHAGAAGNSLELVPTNTANGSSALWIRNGSAGAGINNEMLNAASTSSSIISNNAGLGVGLNILQTNTGATGAGVRIDQDGTGAFSRGVDMYLDAANSATGYTLFHSGTGAGFYMELSEATNAAIGYDLRHSGTGRGTYTDLSNAANGSTGSALYHAGTGRGLYTTLTNSANAATGTALYHSGTGIGTEVGILNTASTNMASSIFHDGLGRGQQIVLGNTTTQATGLSIFHRGDGTGQYITVSDAAATRNSLGLIVNYNGTGGGTAGGGNAVEIQHYGNNGNAVDLFMGDPTAAAGPTNTTSEYASLSITHMATGTSPTAGLSKSAISASNNSADPTILVNNNGSNDGDGINVFITPVTANSGSTAQARGIYSQAVDANAGEGIGVYGFGGDMGVIGYASGGSGFGLYSFANSGSAGVKSFHIDHPLDPENKTLSHYSVESNEVLNMYRGVVQLDANGQAEVNLPDYFDATNTNPSYQLTAIGTATQPYIASEINNNKFMIVGAPNTKVSWTVYAQRNDPTAQYFMEKYNISESVRAKRPQDVGKYITPEAYGKDRTHSTVYDPALDKNYKERDMFVKQQKAMSIERIQESSKNSKGEEREEKEPKGQEVAPSKEVVESK; this is encoded by the coding sequence ATGAATAAAAAATATACTATAACCCTAGCGGCTGCCTTGTTAGGCTTTTTACCTATTAATGCGCAGAATGTCGGAATAGGTACTGCCACTCCAACTGCTAAATTACATGTTAACCAAACAGCAGGGGTAGATGGTATTCTGGTAGACCATGCAGGTGCAGCAGGCAATTCGTTAGAGTTAGTACCTACTAATACGGCTAATGGCAGTTCAGCACTTTGGATTAGAAATGGTTCGGCTGGGGCAGGAATCAATAACGAAATGTTGAATGCAGCGAGTACCTCTAGTTCGATTATCTCTAATAATGCAGGATTAGGAGTTGGATTAAATATTCTCCAAACCAATACAGGGGCAACAGGTGCAGGGGTAAGAATAGATCAGGATGGGACAGGAGCTTTTTCCAGAGGAGTTGATATGTACTTAGATGCTGCGAATAGTGCAACGGGATATACTTTATTTCATTCAGGAACAGGGGCAGGGTTTTACATGGAGTTGAGCGAAGCTACAAATGCTGCTATAGGTTATGATTTGCGTCATTCAGGAACAGGTAGAGGGACCTATACTGATTTATCGAATGCGGCTAACGGTTCAACAGGCTCTGCTTTGTATCATGCAGGGACTGGTCGTGGATTGTATACAACATTAACAAATTCTGCGAATGCAGCAACGGGAACAGCCTTGTATCATTCAGGAACAGGTATTGGAACAGAAGTAGGGATTTTAAATACAGCAAGTACGAATATGGCTTCATCCATCTTTCATGATGGATTGGGAAGAGGTCAACAGATTGTTTTGGGAAATACCACCACACAAGCAACAGGTCTAAGTATTTTTCATCGAGGGGATGGAACAGGACAGTATATTACAGTAAGTGATGCCGCAGCGACTAGGAATAGTTTAGGTTTAATTGTGAATTATAATGGTACTGGAGGAGGCACAGCAGGTGGAGGTAATGCTGTTGAAATTCAGCATTATGGCAATAATGGCAATGCTGTTGATTTATTTATGGGAGATCCTACAGCAGCAGCAGGTCCTACCAATACTACTTCAGAATATGCCTCATTATCTATTACTCATATGGCGACAGGAACTTCTCCAACAGCAGGGCTTTCTAAATCTGCCATTAGTGCTTCTAATAATAGTGCAGATCCTACGATCTTAGTAAATAACAACGGTTCAAATGACGGTGATGGTATCAATGTATTTATTACACCAGTAACGGCTAATTCAGGATCTACAGCTCAAGCTAGAGGGATTTATTCTCAAGCAGTAGATGCTAATGCAGGAGAAGGAATAGGGGTTTATGGATTTGGGGGAGATATGGGAGTTATTGGGTACGCTAGTGGAGGAAGTGGATTTGGATTGTATTCTTTTGCTAATTCTGGATCTGCTGGTGTTAAATCGTTTCATATCGATCACCCCTTAGATCCTGAGAATAAAACCTTGAGTCACTATTCAGTAGAATCGAATGAGGTATTAAATATGTATAGAGGAGTTGTTCAGCTCGATGCTAATGGACAAGCAGAAGTAAATTTACCCGATTATTTTGATGCTACTAATACGAATCCAAGTTATCAATTAACGGCTATTGGTACGGCGACACAACCTTATATTGCTTCAGAAATTAATAATAATAAATTTATGATAGTTGGAGCTCCAAATACCAAAGTTTCTTGGACTGTTTATGCTCAACGGAATGACCCTACTGCGCAATATTTTATGGAAAAATACAACATTTCTGAATCTGTTCGAGCGAAGCGACCTCAGGATGTCGGCAAATATATAACTCCAGAGGCTTATGGGAAAGATAGAACGCATAGTACGGTTTATGATCCTGCTCTGGATAAGAATTACAAAGAACGAGATATGTTTGTAAAACAGCAAAAAGCAATGTCAATTGAGCGTATCCAAGAATCTTCAAAAAACAGTAAAGGAGAAGAACGAGAAGAAAAAGAACCTAAGGGACAAGAAGTTGCACCGAGTAAGGAGGTTGTTGAGTCTAAATAA
- a CDS encoding T9SS type A sorting domain-containing protein → MIRSNLMFVCALALASLYSIGANAQTKVWGAGASAGQADGEFQNAFTQTGTAGSYSATTWTALSVFENQSATTSTVNPGAAYWTRSTLGYSQGYYAGNTPMPSPTRTNGVAIFDSGFMDNNGTSAQGTGTSPAGHRGELISPRIDLSGYTDSALVVQFFSEFRDHDITELSVSMSTDDGLTWSTPSDYQILQGSSDPKLIRVLLSNVTAGVANLSQSRVRFTFEGNYYYAMIDDVTIETAPEYDIAWGLPDPNSNLISGSGDFAKIGGNRYQALSNLDPTNTKEWFWGGKVINYGAKTLYPQDSARIYVAIDYYDEVTNAPTFDVYLDTMNIDTLEAGDQVGTPFIEYLRDISFIQNKKGNYRVRYWLTHNKIDGNAANDTVRHTFTITGSGTSYISKARRAASDLRVFASRGMFPANASGVFSAFEYGSVYYFPKGMTNNLRIDSIDFRYQVPNGYTGNASQTVFVNVYKLTDGSGASPSDGLLDSDELLHIGVGTANLTGLGTTVAGGDFALGTVSSLVDPSSGGAMPNLADHGFYYVSVLQNPAVLGGAATFTATTALWIGSDQYNYYMNRLMSRADTVINPSPSMNTDAAGSVSWFADGFGGGYVPSIGIHMPPVYNSTTPIIATNEAAEMSAYPNPTNTILNVEVKFEEATNVQYIMTDVSGRVIFIADSDNVTEETQTFNVEQFPAGVYFITAKTDKGATTQRIIKK, encoded by the coding sequence ATGATTAGATCTAATCTCATGTTTGTTTGCGCATTAGCACTTGCAAGCCTATATTCAATAGGAGCTAATGCACAAACTAAAGTATGGGGCGCAGGCGCTTCTGCGGGTCAGGCAGATGGAGAATTCCAAAATGCATTTACTCAAACAGGAACAGCAGGTTCTTACTCCGCTACCACGTGGACTGCACTATCTGTTTTTGAAAACCAAAGTGCAACAACTTCTACAGTAAACCCAGGTGCGGCTTATTGGACGAGAAGTACACTAGGTTATTCTCAAGGGTACTATGCAGGCAATACGCCTATGCCTTCGCCTACAAGAACAAATGGTGTTGCTATTTTTGATTCTGGTTTCATGGATAATAATGGAACGAGTGCACAAGGTACAGGTACCTCTCCAGCAGGTCACCGAGGAGAATTGATTTCTCCTAGAATTGATTTATCTGGTTATACCGATAGTGCTCTTGTTGTTCAATTCTTTTCTGAATTCAGAGATCATGACATCACTGAACTAAGTGTCTCTATGTCTACCGACGATGGTTTGACTTGGAGTACTCCTTCTGACTATCAAATTTTACAAGGTTCTTCTGATCCTAAATTAATTCGTGTTTTATTGTCAAATGTAACGGCTGGAGTTGCCAACTTAAGCCAATCTCGTGTTCGATTTACTTTCGAAGGCAATTACTATTATGCAATGATCGATGATGTGACCATCGAAACAGCACCAGAATACGATATTGCTTGGGGACTTCCTGACCCAAATAGTAACTTAATCTCTGGTAGTGGTGATTTTGCAAAAATTGGAGGCAATCGCTATCAAGCACTCTCTAATCTTGATCCAACCAATACCAAAGAGTGGTTCTGGGGTGGAAAGGTGATTAACTATGGTGCTAAAACACTTTATCCACAAGATAGCGCTAGAATTTATGTAGCTATTGATTATTATGATGAAGTAACAAATGCTCCTACTTTTGATGTTTATCTAGATACCATGAATATCGATACACTCGAAGCTGGCGATCAAGTAGGTACTCCTTTTATTGAGTATTTAAGAGACATCAGTTTTATCCAAAACAAAAAGGGTAACTACAGAGTTCGTTACTGGTTAACACACAACAAAATAGATGGCAATGCAGCAAACGATACTGTTCGTCATACCTTCACCATAACTGGTTCAGGTACAAGCTATATTTCAAAAGCAAGAAGAGCTGCTTCTGACCTTAGAGTTTTTGCTTCTAGAGGTATGTTCCCAGCAAATGCATCTGGTGTATTTAGTGCTTTTGAATATGGTTCTGTTTATTATTTCCCTAAAGGAATGACCAATAATCTAAGAATTGATTCTATTGATTTCCGTTATCAAGTACCTAATGGTTATACTGGGAATGCATCACAAACTGTATTTGTAAATGTTTACAAATTAACAGATGGATCTGGTGCAAGCCCTTCAGATGGTCTTTTAGATAGCGATGAATTGCTTCATATTGGAGTAGGAACAGCTAACCTAACAGGTCTAGGAACAACGGTTGCTGGTGGTGATTTTGCTTTAGGAACAGTATCTAGCCTAGTTGATCCTTCTTCTGGTGGTGCGATGCCTAACTTAGCTGACCATGGGTTCTACTATGTTTCTGTTCTTCAAAATCCTGCTGTGCTTGGTGGAGCTGCTACTTTTACGGCTACTACTGCACTGTGGATTGGTTCTGACCAATACAATTATTACATGAATAGACTCATGTCTAGAGCAGATACCGTTATTAATCCTTCTCCATCTATGAATACAGATGCAGCAGGTAGCGTATCTTGGTTTGCAGATGGTTTTGGCGGTGGTTATGTTCCTTCTATTGGAATTCATATGCCTCCTGTCTATAATAGCACTACTCCAATAATCGCTACTAATGAAGCTGCCGAAATGTCTGCTTATCCTAATCCAACCAACACCATACTTAACGTAGAAGTGAAGTTTGAGGAAGCAACCAATGTACAATACATTATGACAGACGTTTCTGGTCGTGTAATCTTTATAGCGGATAGCGATAATGTAACAGAAGAAACTCAAACCTTTAATGTAGAGCAATTTCCCGCTGGAGTTTATTTTATTACAGCTAAAACAGATAAGGGTGCAACAACACAACGTATTATCAAAAAATAA
- a CDS encoding T9SS type A sorting domain-containing protein, with protein sequence MKPTILFFIFIASFMYNVSVAQTLVTTNFQQGNSYCPLMEVNITATNSNGLYSISYCNHGNAIANGAYVEIEIANGLNLLKSTIPVTFQLGNKYTFDLGDVMNSDCSEFFVEIPNSADQIHCTKVHIYPDDPCQAMIDHYISHNNGNNNGNTTITVAAIQAQRHMSANDLLGQTTSNSIFEDHVFLDNRPSWDSLLHIVGHGPGSGTSATVNTSSNNNTNSTNSDKGSTSHTSGNDNNTAGITIQSLSSSEFCNDITQSNGGANNNNNSASVNTINISSKDVMTALKYKTFYYTSDNNKNTGVNSAELSHTDKKNTAIVSVNISPNPFDRTTTINITGAVHQITQVQIINVAGQVIKVLQVQEQQQITVDKERDNLSQGVYFYQITGDGAPIHTGKLVVR encoded by the coding sequence ATGAAGCCCACTATACTCTTTTTTATCTTCATTGCCAGTTTTATGTATAATGTGTCAGTGGCTCAAACACTTGTCACTACTAATTTCCAACAAGGTAATAGCTATTGCCCTTTGATGGAGGTGAATATTACTGCCACTAACAGCAATGGTTTATATAGCATTTCTTATTGCAATCATGGTAATGCAATTGCGAATGGTGCTTATGTTGAAATAGAAATAGCAAATGGATTAAACCTACTAAAATCAACAATACCTGTTACTTTCCAATTAGGAAATAAGTATACCTTTGATTTAGGGGATGTAATGAATTCAGATTGTTCTGAGTTTTTTGTAGAGATTCCGAATTCAGCCGATCAAATACATTGTACAAAGGTTCATATATACCCTGATGATCCATGTCAAGCAATGATTGATCATTACATCAGTCATAATAACGGAAATAACAATGGAAACACAACTATTACGGTAGCTGCAATCCAAGCACAACGCCATATGTCAGCCAATGATCTGCTAGGTCAAACTACATCTAATTCTATATTTGAAGATCATGTTTTTCTAGACAACCGACCTTCATGGGACAGTTTATTGCATATCGTTGGTCATGGTCCAGGATCTGGTACTTCGGCTACGGTCAATACCTCTTCAAATAACAATACTAATAGTACAAATAGCGACAAAGGAAGTACTAGTCATACTTCTGGAAATGATAATAATACCGCAGGGATAACAATTCAGAGTTTGTCCTCTTCTGAATTTTGCAACGATATTACACAGAGCAATGGAGGCGCTAATAATAATAATAATTCTGCCTCTGTTAATACAATAAATATTTCTTCTAAAGATGTAATGACTGCTCTAAAATATAAAACATTCTATTACACTTCAGACAACAATAAAAATACTGGTGTAAATTCTGCTGAATTGTCCCATACTGATAAAAAGAATACAGCGATCGTTTCAGTGAATATTTCACCAAATCCTTTTGACCGAACAACAACCATTAATATAACTGGAGCTGTTCATCAAATAACTCAAGTTCAAATTATAAATGTTGCTGGTCAAGTAATTAAAGTACTACAAGTTCAAGAACAACAACAAATAACAGTTGATAAAGAAAGAGACAACCTTAGTCAGGGAGTTTATTTCTATCAAATCACTGGCGATGGAGCACCAATCCATACAGGAAAATTAGTTGTTCGATAG
- a CDS encoding diphosphomevalonate/mevalonate 3,5-bisphosphate decarboxylase family protein, translating into MKITWRSPSNLALIKYWGKYGRQLPKNASISFTLQNAYSETSLSYEEKEDDGKIDLTFLFEQKENEAFKAKIVKFLGSIVEYFPFLTAYRLHIESHNSFPHSAGIASSASSMSALALCLCSMERQVAITLPNEELFYRKASDIARLGSGSASRSIYPHLAVWGATELVKNSSNEYAIPFGEEVHEVFKSFHDDILMVSKREKSVSSTAGHALMEDNPFAEIRYQQAHNNLDKLLVALKNGDLTTFGNITEQEALQLHALMMTSEPSYILMEGNSIELIKRVQAWRKATGNHLYFSLDAGPNLHLLYPDAIKEEVTAFIEQDLLAFCEGQQYLKDQVGLGPLKLT; encoded by the coding sequence ATGAAAATAACCTGGCGCAGTCCTTCGAACCTTGCTCTTATCAAATATTGGGGCAAATATGGTCGTCAACTCCCCAAAAATGCATCCATTAGTTTTACCCTCCAAAATGCCTATTCTGAAACCAGTTTAAGTTATGAGGAAAAAGAGGATGATGGGAAGATTGATTTAACTTTCTTGTTTGAACAAAAAGAAAACGAAGCCTTTAAGGCAAAAATTGTTAAATTCTTAGGTAGCATTGTAGAGTATTTTCCATTTCTAACCGCTTACCGATTGCATATTGAATCGCACAATTCTTTTCCTCATTCGGCAGGAATTGCTTCCTCTGCATCAAGTATGAGTGCCTTGGCGCTTTGCCTTTGTAGCATGGAACGCCAAGTTGCGATCACCTTGCCAAATGAAGAATTGTTTTATCGCAAGGCATCTGATATTGCTCGTTTAGGATCGGGTTCTGCTAGTCGTTCTATTTATCCTCATTTAGCCGTGTGGGGAGCCACCGAATTGGTTAAAAATTCATCCAATGAATATGCTATTCCTTTTGGGGAAGAAGTACATGAAGTATTTAAAAGCTTTCACGATGATATTTTAATGGTTAGCAAGCGAGAAAAGAGTGTATCTAGTACTGCAGGGCATGCCCTTATGGAAGATAATCCCTTTGCAGAAATTCGTTACCAACAGGCACATAATAATTTAGACAAGCTTTTGGTGGCGCTAAAAAATGGTGATCTGACAACTTTTGGAAACATTACGGAACAAGAGGCTTTGCAATTGCATGCGCTAATGATGACTTCTGAACCTTCTTATATTCTAATGGAGGGCAACTCTATAGAACTCATCAAACGAGTTCAAGCTTGGCGCAAAGCAACAGGAAATCACCTTTATTTTAGTTTGGATGCGGGACCTAATTTACACTTGTTATATCCCGATGCCATCAAGGAAGAGGTGACAGCTTTTATTGAACAAGATTTACTTGCTTTTTGCGAAGGACAACAATACCTAAAAGATCAAGTTGGTTTAGGACCATTAAAATTAACTTAG